The Jannaschia sp. GRR-S6-38 genomic interval GCCCAGCGCGTCCACGTCGATGTCCTGAGCAGCGTTCGGACCGCTATCCGAGTCGTCGTCGAAGTAGATCGACGCCATCTGGTAACCCAGGCCGAAAGCCAAGTCAGTGCCACCGAAGGACGTGTCATACTTGAAGCCGATGCCGAAGACATCGTCGTTGTCACGCGGGCTGAAGAAGCCGTCGCCGGTCGTCGCGGTAGCAAACGTGTCCTGCGAGTCGTTCAGCTCGGCCGAGATGGCGAAGCCGAAGTTGCCGAAGGAATAGTCGTAGCGGACGATCTGGCCATCATACAGGCCGTCGAGGCCCGAGTTGCCGTTGTAGCCAGCATGCTCGGTGTGGTCGTCGGCGATGGCGCCAGCGGCGAAGGCCACCTCGGTCAGGGCCCAGTCGAGCGCGCCGTCGGTGTCGCCCATCGTCAGGGTGCCGAAGGCGCCCGAGAGGAAGACCGAGAAGTCGTCCTCGACGTCGTTGGCGATACCGTCCTGAGCTTCTTCGAGGCCGATGGAAGCGCCAAAGACGAGGCCGTTGTCGGTTTCGCCGGACAGGGTGAACGTCACGCCGATATCGGTGAAGAAGCCGATGTCGGTTTCGGCCTCCGAGATCGAGCCACCGGTGACGACGGTCGTGCCGCCCGCGGTAACAGCGTCAACAACGACGAAGCCACCCGGATCGAAGATACCCATCTCGGCGAAGCCCGAGAGGGTGACGTCGGCCGAGGCAGCGCCCGTCAGGGCAACCAGCGCGGTCGAAGCAAAGAGAACTTTTTTCATAGTTTTCCCTCGTTAGAAGTTCGTCCCCACCACGGGAATCGCGTTGGGCGTAGGGAGCATTTCCAACATCCCGCATGTTGCCGCAAGGAAGCCCCTGCACCGCCACGGGTTTTGCCCCCGGCCATGGTGCAAGGGCGCAACAGTGCTTTCCCGGCCCCGCCGTGCCCGCGAGCCCGGGCGTGCGGCGCGCGCGCGGGCTTGTTCGCAAGCGGGCGAATGGGCTAGGCATCTGCGCAGGATCACAGGGGGACGCAGGATGCCGCGCACAACCGCAATCACGGCCATCGGGGGGCTGGCGCTCGTGACGCTCCTGGGGGGCTGCGGCGGATCGATCTTCGGGCAAGACCGCGACACCCGGATCGCCAACCAGAGCAACCCGACCGCCGAACTGCGCGCTCGGCGCGCCAATTCGCGGCAATCCTCGGTGTTCGACCTGTTCGAGGTGAACGACGACCCGAACGTCACGCTCGAGGTGAACCGCTATCTCTGGGCCGCCTCGCTGGACGTTCTGTCCTTCATGCCGGTCGCCAATGCCGATCCCTTCTCGGGGATCATCCAGTTCGGCTACGGCACGCCCCCGGGCGGCGGCCGCGCCTACCAGGCCACCGTCTACGTCCAGGACCCCGCGCTGGACGCCCGCAGCCTGAACGTCGCGCTCCGCACCCGCGGCGGACCCGTCAGCCGCGAGACGCAACGCGCCATCGAAGACGCGATCCTGACTCGCGCGCGCCAGCTTCGCATCCGCGACAGCACGCTGTAAGCGCGCGCCCGACGACCTTTTGTTCCGACCGGCCCGCGCGGCCGGATCCCGAGGACCGACGCGATGAGCTACGACCCCTCCGCCATCGAGGCCCGATGGCAGCAGGCCTGGGCCGAGGCCGACCTGTTCCGGGCCCGGCGCAGCGAGAAGCCGAAATACTACGTGCTCGAGATGTTCCCCTATCCCTCGGGGCGCATCCATATCGGGCATGTGCGCAACTACACGATGGGCGACGTGATCGCGCGCTACAAGGCGTCCTGCGGCTTCAGCGTGCTGCACCCGATGGGCTGGGACGCCTTCGGAATGCCGGCCGAGAACGCGGCCATGGCCTCGGGCGGGCATCCGAAAGACTGGACCTACCAGAACATCGAGGTGATGCGCGGCCAGATGAAGCCGCTGGGCCTGTCGATCGACTGGTCGCGCGAATTCGCCACCTGCGATCCGGAATATTACGGCCAGCAGCAGGCGCTGTTCCTCGACATGCTGGAGGCCGGGCTGGTCTACCGCAAGCCCGCGGTCGTGAACTGGGACCCGGTCGACATGACGGTGCTCGCCAACGAGCAGGTGATCGACGGCAAGGGCTGGCGCTCCGGCGCGGAGGTCGAGCGGCGCGAGCTGACGCAATGGGCCTTCGCCATCTCGACCATGGCCGAGGACCTGTTGGACTCGCTCGAGGGGCTGAAGGACTGGCCGGAAAAGGTCCGCCTGATGCAGGAAAACTGGATCGGGCGCTCCCGCGGGTTGCAGATGACCTTCGCGCTGTCGCAGCCCGTCCACGGCCATGACGGCATCGAGATCTACACCACTCGCCCCGACACGCTGCGCGGCGCGTCCTTCATCGCCATCGCGCCCGAGCATCCGCTGGCGAAGGCGCTGGCCCGGGACGATACTGATCTGGCGAAATTCGCCGTCGATGTCCGCCGCGGCGGCACCACCGAGGAGGCGCTGGAGAAGGCCGAGAAGCGTGGCTACGACACCGGTCTGACGGTCGCCAACCCGCTGGGCGGCACGCTGCCCGTCTGGGTCGCGAATTTCGTGCTGATGGATTACGGCACCGGCGCGATCTTCGGCTGCCCCGCCCATGACCAGCGCGATCTGGACTTCGCGCGCAAATACGACCTGCCCGTGGTGGCGACCTTCAAGCCGGTCGGGGCCGAGGATTTCGCGATCGCCGACGAGGCCTTCGTGCCGCCCAAGACCGAGACGGTCGCCTATATCGACAGCCCCGCGGGCCTCGGCACCGCCACGGGGACGGAAGGGATCGAGGCGACCATCGACTGGGCCGAGGCGCAGGGTATCGGCGAGGGCCGGGTCCAATACCGCCTGCGCGACTGGGGCCTGTCGCGCCAGCGCTACTGGGGCTGTCCGATCCCCGTCGTGCATTGCGACGCCTGCGGCGTGGTGCCCGAGAAGAAGGCGAACCTGCCCGTCCGCCTGCCCGACGATGTCAGCTTCGACATGCCCGGCAACCCGCTGGACCGGCATCCGACCTGGCGCGACGTGTCTTGCCCGGCCTGCGGCGCGGCGGCCCGGCGCGAGACCGACACGATGGACACCTTCGTGGACTCCTCGTGGTATTTCGTCCGCTTCACCGCGCCCGATGCCGACACGCCCACCGTGCCCGAGGACGTCGCCTACTGGATGAACGTGGACCAGTATATCGGCGGCGTCGAACACGCGATCCTGCACCTGCTCTACAGCCGCTTCTTCGCCCGCGCGATGAACGAAACCGGCCACTTGCCCGACAGCGCGCGCGAGCCCTTCGAGGCGCTGTTCACGCAAGGCATGGTCACGCATCCGGCCTATGTCACCAAGGACGATCGCGGCCGCACGGTCTATCACCTCCCCGAGGAGGTCGACCTTGCGACGAAGACCGTCACCGCGACGGGCGAGGCCATCGAGATCGTACCCGCGATCAAGATGTCCAAGTCGAAGAAGAACGTCGTCGACCCGATGGATATCGTCGCCAATTACGGCGCCGACACCGCGCGCTGGTTCGTCATCTCCGACAGCCCGCCCGAGCGCGATTTCGAATGGACGCCCGAGGGCGCGGAGGCGGTGCACAAGCATCTGCGCCGCGTCCACCGGCTGGCCGAGGATATCGCCCGCGCCGACCGCGCTCCGAACGCGGCCGATCTGGAGCTGCGCCGCGCCACCGCCCGCGCCATCCGGGAGGTGACCGAGGGTATCGATGGCTTCGCCTTCAACAAGTCCGTCGCCAAGCTCTACGAGTTCACGAACACGCTGAACCGATCCGATGCCGGCGCAGGGACCCGTAAGGATGCGATGCGCGTGCTGGCGCAGCTGATGGCGCCGATGACGCCGCACCTGGCCGAGGAGGTCTGGCACCTGCTGGGCGGCGAGGGCTACGTCATGGAGGCGCCCTGGCCCGTCGCCGATCCCGAGCTTCTGGTCGAGGACAGCGTGACGCTGCCGATCCAGGTCAACGGCAAGAAACGCTCCGAGATCACGGTGCCCAAGGCGATGGACAAGGCGGGTGTCGAGGCCGCGGTGATGGCCGACGACGCCGTGCAGCGCATCCTCGACGGGGCCAGCCCGAAGAAGCTGATCGTCGTGCCCGGGCGGATCGTGAATGTCGTGGTCTGAGATCTCCCGCCGGGGCCTTTTGGCCGCGGCGCTGGCCGTGCTGGCGGGCTGCGGCTTCGCGCCGGTCTACGGCCCCGCGGGCGAGGCGGCCGCCTTGCGCGGTGCGGTGCTTGCGACCGAGCCCGATACCGACATCGCCTTCGCCTTCGTCCGCCAGATCGAGGAGCGGCTGGGCCTGCCCGCGACGCCCCGCTACGACCTCGAATACGCGCTCGTCACCGACGAGGTCGCGCTGGCCATCGACGGGTCGAACAACATCACCCGCTTCAACATCGAGGGCCGGCTCGACTGGACGCTGTCGCCCGTCGGCACCGACGCGCCGGTGCTTTCGGGGCGCGAGACCAGCTTCACCGCCTATTCGGCCACGGGCTCGACCATCTCGACCCTCGAGTCCGAGCGCGACGCCCAGCGCCGCCTCGCCGTGATCCTCGCCAATGCCGTGGTCGCCCGGCTGCTCGCCGAAGCGCCGCGCCTCGACCCGTGAACCTGCACGGCGCGGCCGCCACGCGCTTCTTCGCCCGGCCCGATCCGGGCACGGCGGGGGCGCTGATCTACGGCGCCGACGCGATGCGCGTCGCGCTGAAGCGGCAGGAGCTTATCGCCAATCTCGCCGGGCCCGAGGCCGAGGCCGAGATTCGCCTGACCCGCATGACCGGGGCCGATGCGAAAGCCGATCCCGCCGCGGTCACCGACGCTGTGAAGGCCGTGGGGTTCTTCCCCGGCCCGCGCGTGGTCTTCGTTGACGGCGTGACCGAGCTTCAGGCTGCCCCGATCCTCGCCGCGCTGGGCGACTGGGCCGAGGGCGACGCCGCGCTGGTGGTGACGGCCGGCTCGCTCAAGAAGACCTCCAAGCTGCGCAAGGGGTTCGAGGGCCATGCCAAGGCCGTGGCCGTCGCGCTCTACGACGACCCGATGGGCCAGGAGGAGATCGAGGCGGCCATCGCCGCCGAGGGGCTGCGCCTGACATCCGAGGCGCGGCGCGACGTCGAGGCGCTGGCCGCCGCGCTGGACCCGGGCGATTTCCGCCAGACGCTGACCAAGATCGCGCTCTATGCAGGGGCCGAGGAAGCAACCCCCGAGGCCGTCGCCGCCATGGCCCCCGCCACCGTCGATGCCGAGACCGACGAGGTGATCGCCGCCGCCGCCGAGGGCCGCGCGCAGGCGATCGGCCCGCTGATGCAGCGCCTGGGCGGGCAGGGCGTCGCCGCGGTGCAGCTGGTGATCTTCGCCACCCGGCATTTCCAGCAGCTGCATGCCGCGGCGGTTGGCGGCGGCGTCGGCAACCTGCGCCCGCCGGTCTTCGGCCCGCGCCGCGACGCGATGGACCGGCAGGTCCGCGGCTGGGGCGCGGCGAAGCTCGAGCAGGCGCTCGCCCTCCTGATGGAGACCGACCTGACCTTGCGTTCATCCTCCCGCGCGCCTCAGATGGCGGTGATGGAGCGGGCGCTGATCCGGCTCGCGATGATGGCGCGGTCCTGACGGGGCCGCCGGGGAGGGGCGATGCTGAAACTCTACGGCCAGGTGAAGTCCCGGGCGATGCGGCCGCTCTGGCTGCTGGAGGAGCTTGGGGCCGAGTTCGAATTCGTCCCCGTCATGCCGCGATCGCCCGAAGCCTTCGCCGTGTCGCCGCACGGCAAGATCCCGGTGATGGAGACCGAGGAGGGGCCGCTCTTCGACTCGGTCGCGATGATGACCATGCTGGCCGACCGCGCCGGCCGGTTCACCCATCCGGCGGGCAGCTATCTGCGGGCCCGGCAGGACGCGCTGACCAACACCATCAACGAGACCTTCGACGCCGTGCTCTGGTCCTATGCCAAGCACAGTTTCGTGCTGCCCGAGGACCAGCGCGTCCCGGCGGTCAAGGACAGCCTGCGCTGGCAGTTCGGCCGCTACGCGGAGGTGATGGAGAAGATCCTCGGCGACGGCCCCTTCCTGATGGGCGAGGAGCCGGTGATCCCCGATTTCCTGCTGGCGCATTGCTGCGGCTGGGCGGCGGGCCTCAAGTTCGACCTGCCCGAGGGGCTGCGCGAGCACATGAACCGCATGCGGGCGCGCCCCGCCTTCCGGAAGGCCGTCGCACATGGCTGATCTGGGTGTCTGGGGCATGGGCTCGATGGGCCTCGGGATGGCGGGGTCGCTTCTGCGCGCGGGGCACCGGGTCGTGGGCCACGACGTCCGGCCCGATGCCGTCCTGGATGGCGGCAGCGAGATCGCGGTCGGCGATCTGGATGCCGCGGTTCTGGTCGTGCTGAACGCCGCGCAGACCGAGGAGGTGCTGTTCGGCGCGGGCGGCATCGCGGGCGAGATGCGCAAGGGCGCCGTCGTCATCGCCTGCGCGACGGTCGCGCCCGATTTCGCCCGCGACATGGCCGGCCGCTGCGCGGCGCTGGGGCTGCATTATCTCGACGCGCCGATCTCGGGCGGGGCGGTGAAGGCCGCGGAGGGGAAGCTGTCGATCATGGCCGCCGGCTCGCCCGAGGCCTTCGCCGCCGCGCGCCCCGCGCTCGACGCGATGGCCGAGACGGTGTTCGAGCTGGGCGCGGTCGGCGCGGGCTCGGCGATGAAGGCGGTCAACCAGATGCTGGCGGGCACCCATATCGCCGCCATGGCCGAGGCGATGGTCTTCGGCATGACCCAGGGCGTCAGCCCGGCGCAGTTCATGGAGGTCATCCCCGCCTGTGCCGGCACGTCCTGGATGCTCGAGAACCGCGGTCCCCATATACGCGACGGCGATTACACGCCGCGCTCCGCCATCCCGATCTGGCTCAAGGATCTGGGCATCGTGGGCGACATCGCCAAGGCCGCCGGGATCGAGATGCCGCTGACCGAGACCGCGCTGGCCCGCTTCCGCGCCGCCGCGGAAATGGGGCTTCAGGCCGAGGACGACGCCGCCGTCGCGAAGGTCTACGCCGCCCAGGCCGGGGTGACCCTGCCGTGAGCGCCGAGGCGCGCCTGCGCGAGACGCTCTGCCTTCTGGCGCGGTCGCTCTTCGAGCGGGGGCTGACGCATGGCTCGACGGGCAACATCTCGGCGCGCACCGAGGATGGCGGCCTCCTCGTCTCGCCCACGGGCACCAGCTTTGGGCGGCTCGACCCCGGCCGGCTGGCCCGGTTCGACGCCGATGGCAATCATGTCGACGGCGATCGGCCCACCAAGGAGATGCCGCTTCACAGCGCGTTCTACGACACGCGGGGCACGGCGGGCGCGGTGGTGCATCTGCATTCCTGCCATTCGGTCGCGCTGTCGCTGCTGACCGAGCCGGGGGAGGAATTCCTGCCGCCGCTGACGCCCTACGGCATGATGCAGCTCGGCCCGGTGGAACTGCTGCCCTTCTTCCTGCCCGGCGATCCGGCCATGGGACAGGCGGTGCGCGGGCTGGCGGGCAAACGCTCGGCGGTCATGCTGGCCAATCACGGGCCCGTGGTCGCGGGCCGTGACGTGGAGGCCGCCTGCAACGCGATCGAGGAGCTGGAGGCCACGGCGCAGCTGGCGCTCCTGACCCGCGGCCTGAACCCGCGCGCGCTGACCGGGGCGCAGCAGCGCGCCGTGATCGCGCGCTTCGACCTGGAGTGGGACGCATGAGATTTTCGGCCAATCTGGGCTTCCTCTGGCCCGAAACGCCGCTGCCCGACGCCATCCGCGCCGCGAAGAACGCGGGCTTCGACGCGGTCGAGATGCATTGGCCCTACGACGTGCCGGCAGGCGAGGTGAAGGCGGCGCTGGAGGAGACGGGGTTGCCCTGCCTCGGGCTCAACACGCGGCGGGGCGAGACGAGGGGCCTGTCGGCGATCCCCGGCCAGGGCGTCGCCGCGCGCGAGGCGGTGGACGAGGCGGTGGCCTACGCGCGCGCCATTGGCGCGGGTGCCGTGCATGTCATGGCCGGTATAGCGGAGGGCCCGCAGGCCGAGACCGCCTATCGCGAGACGCTGCACTACGCCTGCGACGCCGCGCCCGACCTGACGATCCTGATCGAGCCGCTCAACCGCTACGACGCGCCGGGCTACTTCCTGACCACGACCGGGCAGGCCGCCGTGCTGATCGACGCGATGGGCCGGGCGAACCTGAAGCTGATGTTCGACTGCTACCACGTGCAGGTGATGGAGGGCGACCTGACCCGCCGCTTCGGCGACATCCGCGAGATCGTGGGCCATGTGCAATTCGCGGGCGTGCCCGACCGGGGCCGCCCGGATCGCGGCGAGATCGCCTATGATCGGCTCCTGCCCGCGCTGGACTGGGACGCGCCATTCGGGGCCGAATACCGGCCCGAGGGCGCGACCGAGGCATCGCTGGACTGGTTGCGGGACTGGCGCTGAGGGGTCGGACCGCGGGGGCTAGCCCCCCGGATCCCCGAGGGTATTTCCGGCCAGAGGAAGACGGGCCCCGGCATGGGCCGCCGCGGCCCGCCCCGCATGACGTCCGGTGGCGAGGCAGGCCGTCAGCAGGTAGCCGCCGGTGGGCGCCTCCCAGTCGATCATCTCGCCGGCCGCGAAGGTGCCGGGGCGGGCGCGCAGCATCAGGTCGCCGTCGAGCGCGTCCCAGCGCAGCCCGCCCGCGGTGCTGATCGCCTGGTCCATGGGGCGTGGGCCCTGCAGTGGGATGGCCAGGGCCTTGAGCAGGGGCGCGAGGTCGTCGGGCAGGGGGCGCGCGACCTCGTGGACCAGTGCGATCATCGCCGGAGTCAGCCCCAGCTTCCGGAGCCGGTTCGACAAGCTGCCGGTCGCGCGGGCGAGACGTCCGCGCAGGGCGTCGATGGCGAGATCGGGCTTGAGATCCAGCGCGAGCGGCGCGCCGGCGCGCAGCTCGGGCGTCAGCGGATAGAGCCCGCCGCCTTCCAGCCCCTCGGCCGAGAGGGTGATTTCGCCGCGATGGGTTCGGCCGCCGACGATCAGGCCGATATTCTTGAGCGGGCTGCCGAAATGGCGGGCCATATGCGCGGACCAGTCGACGCGGAAGCCGATATTGCTGGGCGCGAAGGGTGCGACCAGATCGGGGAGCCGCGCTGCCCATTCCCCGTCCGAGCCGAGCCTGCGCCAGGACGCGCCGCCGAGCGCCAGAACGGTCGCGTCGGGCGATGCCCTCGTGCCGTCCGCGAAGGTCAGCGCATCGCCGTCCCAGCCGGTCCAGCGGGCGCGGCGGTGCAGGGTGACGCCCGCGGCGTCCAGCCGGGCGAGCCAGGCGCGCAGCAGGGGCGAGGCCTTCATCGCCGTGGGGAAGACCCGGCCGGTGGAGCCGACGAAGCTCTCCTGGCGCAGCCCCGCCATCCAGGCGCGCACCGCGTCGGGGCCGAAATCGCGCAGGAACGGAAGGAGGTGCGGGCAATCATAGGCCGCCGCGAAATCGCGCTCGACCTTGGTGATGTTCAGGCCCGACTTGCCGGCCATCAGGAACTTGCGGGCGGGGCTGGGCATGTGGTCGTAGACCGCGACGCGCGCGCCCGCGCCGGATGCCGCCTCCGCCGCCATCAGCCCGGCGGGCCCCGCGCCGATCACGGCGACGCTTGCCTGTCTGCGCTCTCGCTCCATCCTGTGGGCCATGGCGCAGACGATCCCCGAAGGCAACGCGGTCGACCCGGAGACGGGCTTGCCGCTTTGCGCGCTCTGCGAACGGCCGATCCCCGCGGCGGCGAAGCAGAGCCTGCATCACCTCGTCCCGAAGCTGCGCGGGGGCAAGGGCGGGCCGGTCGTCCTGATGCACCAGATCTGCCACAACGAGATCCACGCCAGCGCCTCGGAAGCGGAGCTGGCGCGGGTCTGGAACACGCCGGAAGACCTGCGCCGTCACCCGAGGCTGGCGAAGTTCATCGGTTGGATCCGCAAGCGGCCGCCCGAGTTCCACTCGAAGACGCCGGGGGCGCGGCGGGGGTGGAAACGGCGCTGAATTTCGTGGGTGATCCACGGGTGATCTGCGGGTGATCCGTGTCGGACGTGATTTGCGGCGCTCAGCCCTTGGCGTCGGGCAGGAACGGCGCGTCGTCGCCCCAGACCTGCCGCACCCGCGCGTCGCGGCCGCAGCCTTCGCGGTAGCGCTTGTAGGCCACGGATTTCGGGACGGCCAAGCCAACCGAGGAGAAGGCGAGCCGTTCGTCGGACTTGTAGTAGTCCTGGTGGTAGTCGCCCACGGGGTAGAATTCGGAGGCGTCGCGGATCGGGGTGACGATCTCGCGGCCGAGCTCGGCCTCGGCTTCGGCCAGGGCGGCCTCGGCGGCGGCACGCTGCTCGGGGCCGTCGACGAAGATCGCGGTGGTGTATTCGAGGCCGCGGTCGCAGAACTGCCCGCCGGCATCGAGCGGGTCGATCGAGCGCAGGAACAGGTCCACGACCTCGCGGTAGCTGATCTGCGAGGCGTCGAAGGGGATGCGGACGGCTTCGATATGATCGCCGCTAGCGCGGTATTCGGGATCGGGCGTGGTGCCGCCGGTGAAGCCCGAGACGACGTCGCCCACGCCGCCCACGCTTTCGAAATCGGCCTCGACGCACCAGAAGCAGCCGCCCGCGACGATGGCGGTGGCGTCGGTGTCCTGCGCGGCGGCGGGCCGGGGCGCGAGGGCGAGGAGGGCGAGGGCGGGCGCGAGGGATCGGGCGAGGGGCATTGCAGGTCTCCTTTGACTTCCGAACGTGCGGCGGGCGGGGCGGGTTGCGCCAGCCCCCCTCACGGCTTCGTGGTCAGGAGCGCGAGGCCCGTGATCGCGACATCCGCCGCGAAGGCGCGGCCCACGGCGAGAATGCCCAGCCGCCGGACCCGTGCGGGATCGAAGGGCGCGTCGGTCCGGTGCGCGTCCAGTTCGGCGAAGGGCGCGGTCACGCGGGTCCAGCGCGGCGGGGCGGTGAAGCTCATGCGGTAGGATTGCCAGGGCCGCGTCAGGTCGGCCGTGCGCAGCCGCAGCTCGTAGCTCTCGCCGTTGCCGAAGGCGTCGAAGGTCAGCCCGGAATAGGCCGACAGATCGACGGGCCGGCCATAGGGGTCGAGATCGGCGGCCATCTGGATGAAGCCGCCATCATTGTCGAGCGAGACCTGGCCGGTGAGCCGGGCAGCGTCGCGCCCGTCCACGGTCTCGCGCGTCACGCGGCCCTGCGAGACGCCACCCATCACCGTGTCGGCGACGAATTCCCAGTCGAGATCGAGTTGCATCGCGGAGCCTTCCTTGCGTCAGCGCAGCCAGCGGAACACCAGCGGCGCGCAGGTGATGACCAGCATGATGCGCACGAGGTGGTGCATGATGACATAGGCCACGTCGGCGCCCGCGACGATGGCCATAAGCGCCATTTCGGCCTGACCGCCGGGCGAGAAGGCAAGGATCGCGTCGAGCTGCGGGGCGAGGCCCGCGAGCACCACGGCCTCGGCGAAGATGGCGGCGATGACGGTGAGGACGAGGCCGTGGCCCAGCCCGGCGACGAGGAAGCGGCGGACCTCGGCCATGGTGATACCGGAATACTTCACGCCCACGACCATGCCGATGAAGAACTGCGCCGCCTGGATCGCCTCGGCCGGGGGGCGCTGGGTGATGACGCCCGAAAGCGAGAGCCCGCCCGCGAGGATCATCGGCCCGAGGATCGAGGCGCCGAAGAGGCCGATCCATTTCGCCGCGCGCCAGCCGACCACGGCGGCAAGAGCCATGATCGCCAGCTCGGACGGGTCGAACTCGGTGGCGGGGGCGCCGGGGGTCGCGGTCAGGTCGATCGACCAGATCAGCGTCAGCAGCGCGGGCACGACCGTCACGATCAGAAGGACCCGCGTGGCGTGGAGCAGCGAAAGCGCGCGGGGGTCGCCGCCCGCCTCTTCGCCGAAAATCAGCATGTCCTGCAGCCCGCCGGGCATGGCGGCGTAGAAGGCCGTGGGTTTGTCGAAGCCGCAGACCCGGCGGAGATAGGGATAGCCCGCCGCCCCCGCCGCGATCAGGAAGAGCGGCGCGAGGATCAGCGACAGGGCCATGGCGGGAAGCTGCGCGGCCAGCGCCGGGGTGAGCGAGGCGCCGACGGCGAGGCCCAGGATCGTGCGCATCGTATCGGTGAGCGGGGGCCAGCTGGCGAGCCGGAGCCCCGCCAGCGCGGCGATCAACGAGGCGAAGAGCGGGCCCAGCAGGAAGGGCAGCGGCAGGGCGAGAAGCCGGAACGCCACGACGCCCGCGACGCAGATCGCGAAGGTCAGCAAGAGGCGGGGGATCGCGGCCATCAGGCGATGTGCCGGGGGCGGCGGGGGGCGGTCCAATTCCCGGACAGGAACCGGCCCGCCGCCATCGCCGTCTCAGCCCACCCGCTTGTTGCGGTTGGCCACCAGTTTCAGGCGCAGCGCGTTGAGATGGATGAAGCCCTTGGCGTCGCGCTGGTCGTAGGCGCCGGCATCGTCCTCGAAGGTGACATGCGCCTCGGAATAGAGCGAGTGGTCCGACCAGCGCGCCACGCAGCGGGCCGCGCCCTTGTAGAGCTTCAGGCGCACGGTGCCGGTGACGTGCTCCTGGCTCTTGTCGATCAGGGCCTGCAGCATCTCGCGCTCGGGCGAGAACCAGAAGCCGTTATAGATGAGCTCGGCGTAGCGCGGCATGATCGAGTCCTTTAGGTGCCCCGCGCCCGAATCGAGCGTGATCTGCTCGATCCCGCGATGCGCTTCCAAGAGGAGCGCGCCGCCCGGCGTCTCGTAGATGCCGCGGGACTTCATGCCGACGAAGCGGTTCTCGACCAGATCGAGGATGCCGCAGCCATGCTTGCCGCCCAGTTCGTTGAGCCGGGTCAGGATCGCGGCGGGCGACATGGCCTGGCCGTCGATGGCCACCGCGTCGCCCTTCTCGAAACTGATCTCGACCATCTCGGGCGTGTCAGGCGCGTCCTCGGGGCGGGTGGTGCGCTGCAGGACGTAATCG includes:
- a CDS encoding TIGR03862 family flavoprotein, which gives rise to MERERRQASVAVIGAGPAGLMAAEAASGAGARVAVYDHMPSPARKFLMAGKSGLNITKVERDFAAAYDCPHLLPFLRDFGPDAVRAWMAGLRQESFVGSTGRVFPTAMKASPLLRAWLARLDAAGVTLHRRARWTGWDGDALTFADGTRASPDATVLALGGASWRRLGSDGEWAARLPDLVAPFAPSNIGFRVDWSAHMARHFGSPLKNIGLIVGGRTHRGEITLSAEGLEGGGLYPLTPELRAGAPLALDLKPDLAIDALRGRLARATGSLSNRLRKLGLTPAMIALVHEVARPLPDDLAPLLKALAIPLQGPRPMDQAISTAGGLRWDALDGDLMLRARPGTFAAGEMIDWEAPTGGYLLTACLATGRHAGRAAAAHAGARLPLAGNTLGDPGG
- a CDS encoding AbrB family transcriptional regulator, which gives rise to MAAIPRLLLTFAICVAGVVAFRLLALPLPFLLGPLFASLIAALAGLRLASWPPLTDTMRTILGLAVGASLTPALAAQLPAMALSLILAPLFLIAAGAAGYPYLRRVCGFDKPTAFYAAMPGGLQDMLIFGEEAGGDPRALSLLHATRVLLIVTVVPALLTLIWSIDLTATPGAPATEFDPSELAIMALAAVVGWRAAKWIGLFGASILGPMILAGGLSLSGVITQRPPAEAIQAAQFFIGMVVGVKYSGITMAEVRRFLVAGLGHGLVLTVIAAIFAEAVVLAGLAPQLDAILAFSPGGQAEMALMAIVAGADVAYVIMHHLVRIMLVITCAPLVFRWLR
- a CDS encoding CIA30 family protein, translated to MQLDLDWEFVADTVMGGVSQGRVTRETVDGRDAARLTGQVSLDNDGGFIQMAADLDPYGRPVDLSAYSGLTFDAFGNGESYELRLRTADLTRPWQSYRMSFTAPPRWTRVTAPFAELDAHRTDAPFDPARVRRLGILAVGRAFAADVAITGLALLTTKP
- a CDS encoding argininosuccinate synthase, whose protein sequence is MDAPKKVVLAYSGGLDTSIILKWLQTEYGCEVVTFTADLGQGEELEPARKKAEMMGAASIHIEDLREEFVRDFVFPMFRANAVYEGLYLLGTSIARPLISKRLVEIAAAEGADAVAHGATGKGNDQVRFELAAYALNPDIKVIAPWREWDLTSRTKLIDFAEKHQIPIAKDKRGEAPFSVDANLLHTSSEGKVLEDPAEEAPDYVLQRTTRPEDAPDTPEMVEISFEKGDAVAIDGQAMSPAAILTRLNELGGKHGCGILDLVENRFVGMKSRGIYETPGGALLLEAHRGIEQITLDSGAGHLKDSIMPRYAELIYNGFWFSPEREMLQALIDKSQEHVTGTVRLKLYKGAARCVARWSDHSLYSEAHVTFEDDAGAYDQRDAKGFIHLNALRLKLVANRNKRVG
- the msrA gene encoding peptide-methionine (S)-S-oxide reductase MsrA gives rise to the protein MPLARSLAPALALLALAPRPAAAQDTDATAIVAGGCFWCVEADFESVGGVGDVVSGFTGGTTPDPEYRASGDHIEAVRIPFDASQISYREVVDLFLRSIDPLDAGGQFCDRGLEYTTAIFVDGPEQRAAAEAALAEAEAELGREIVTPIRDASEFYPVGDYHQDYYKSDERLAFSSVGLAVPKSVAYKRYREGCGRDARVRQVWGDDAPFLPDAKG
- a CDS encoding HNH endonuclease → MAQTIPEGNAVDPETGLPLCALCERPIPAAAKQSLHHLVPKLRGGKGGPVVLMHQICHNEIHASASEAELARVWNTPEDLRRHPRLAKFIGWIRKRPPEFHSKTPGARRGWKRR
- a CDS encoding hydroxypyruvate isomerase family protein gives rise to the protein MRFSANLGFLWPETPLPDAIRAAKNAGFDAVEMHWPYDVPAGEVKAALEETGLPCLGLNTRRGETRGLSAIPGQGVAAREAVDEAVAYARAIGAGAVHVMAGIAEGPQAETAYRETLHYACDAAPDLTILIEPLNRYDAPGYFLTTTGQAAVLIDAMGRANLKLMFDCYHVQVMEGDLTRRFGDIREIVGHVQFAGVPDRGRPDRGEIAYDRLLPALDWDAPFGAEYRPEGATEASLDWLRDWR